From Saccharothrix espanaensis DSM 44229, the proteins below share one genomic window:
- a CDS encoding PhoH family protein, producing MVDTSVLLSDPLAMTRFAEHEVVLPLVVISELEGKRHHPELGWFAREALRLLDDLRLNHGRLDHPVAIGDLGGTLRVELNHSDPEVLPAGFRTDSNDARILACALNLAADGNTVTLVTKDMPLRVKAGAVGLAAEEYRAHDVTLSGHTGMSDVEVDQALVDALYRDSVVDPAEFDLAHVAEQPCHSGLRLLAGTSSALGRVTADKRIRLVRGDREAFGVHGRSAEQRVALDLLLDTEVGIVSLGGRAGTGKSALALCAGLEAVMERRQHRKVVVFRPLYAVGGQELGYLPGSESEKMQPWAQAVFDTLGALVSQDVVEEVMDRGMLEVLPLTHIRGRSLHDSFVIVDEAQSLERNVLLTVLSRLGANSRVVLTHDVAQRDNLRVGRHDGVAAVIEKLKGHPLFAHVTLTRSERSPIAALVTEMLEDYAS from the coding sequence GTGGTGGACACGTCAGTGTTGCTCTCCGACCCCCTGGCCATGACGCGGTTCGCCGAGCACGAGGTCGTGCTGCCGCTCGTGGTGATCAGCGAGCTGGAGGGCAAGCGGCACCACCCCGAGCTGGGCTGGTTCGCCAGGGAGGCGCTGCGCCTGCTCGACGACCTGCGGCTCAACCACGGCCGGCTGGACCACCCGGTGGCGATCGGCGACCTCGGTGGCACCTTGCGCGTCGAGCTCAACCACTCCGACCCGGAGGTGCTGCCCGCGGGTTTCCGCACGGACTCCAACGACGCCCGGATACTGGCCTGCGCGCTCAACCTGGCCGCCGACGGCAACACGGTCACCCTGGTCACCAAGGACATGCCGCTGCGGGTCAAGGCCGGCGCGGTGGGCCTCGCGGCCGAGGAGTACCGCGCGCACGACGTGACGCTGTCCGGGCACACCGGCATGTCCGACGTCGAAGTGGACCAGGCCCTGGTGGACGCCCTCTACCGGGACAGCGTCGTCGACCCGGCCGAGTTCGACCTCGCGCACGTGGCCGAGCAGCCCTGCCACAGCGGGTTGCGGCTGCTCGCGGGCACGTCGAGCGCGCTGGGCCGGGTCACCGCGGACAAGCGCATCCGGCTGGTGCGCGGCGACCGCGAGGCGTTCGGGGTGCACGGCCGCTCCGCCGAGCAGCGGGTCGCGCTGGACCTGCTGCTGGACACCGAGGTCGGCATCGTCTCGCTGGGCGGACGGGCCGGCACCGGGAAGTCGGCGCTCGCGCTGTGCGCGGGCCTGGAGGCGGTCATGGAGCGCCGCCAGCACCGCAAGGTCGTCGTGTTCCGCCCGCTGTACGCGGTGGGCGGCCAGGAGCTGGGCTACCTGCCCGGGTCCGAGTCCGAGAAGATGCAGCCGTGGGCGCAGGCCGTGTTCGACACGCTCGGCGCGCTGGTCAGCCAGGACGTGGTCGAGGAGGTCATGGACCGGGGGATGCTGGAGGTCCTGCCGCTGACCCACATCCGCGGCCGGTCGCTGCACGACTCGTTCGTGATCGTGGACGAGGCGCAGTCGCTGGAGCGCAACGTGCTGCTCACCGTGCTGTCCCGGCTGGGGGCGAACTCGCGGGTGGTGCTCACCCACGACGTGGCGCAGCGGGACAACCTGCGGGTCGGGCGGCACGACGGCGTGGCCGCGGTGATCGAGAAGCTCAAGGGCCACCCGCTGTTCGCGCACGTCACGCTGACCCGGTCGGAGCGGTCGCCGATCGCGGCCCTGGTGACCGAGATGCTGGAGGACTACGCGTCCTGA
- a CDS encoding TRADD-N-associated membrane domain-containing protein translates to MPAALDAAPDVLGYGFLGVGILVAVTAAVLAVRTQTSGSRDRQRRAVEDVRATRQSLDAAPDSPAPPQLAKWEQHATETARAQLDLYLRNSEAALRQSGTSFRVGMAAAAVGFLVVVGSLLWLLAVDRDVALAGVVSGVVCEAMAALFFAETKATRARTAAMLDRAQGEADRVVRARAALAVAADITDVTTREKFLADIGRWLLGSEPTAEPAATEAQ, encoded by the coding sequence ATGCCGGCGGCTCTGGACGCCGCGCCGGACGTGCTGGGTTACGGCTTCCTCGGCGTCGGGATCCTCGTCGCCGTGACGGCCGCCGTGCTGGCCGTGCGCACCCAGACCAGCGGGTCGCGGGACCGCCAGCGGCGCGCGGTCGAGGACGTGCGGGCCACCCGGCAGTCGCTGGACGCCGCCCCGGACAGCCCCGCCCCGCCGCAGCTGGCCAAGTGGGAGCAGCACGCCACCGAGACCGCGCGCGCCCAGCTCGACCTCTACCTGCGCAACTCCGAAGCCGCGCTGCGGCAGAGCGGCACCAGCTTCCGGGTCGGCATGGCCGCCGCCGCGGTGGGCTTCCTGGTCGTCGTCGGGTCCCTGCTGTGGCTGCTCGCGGTGGACCGGGACGTGGCGCTGGCGGGCGTGGTCAGCGGCGTGGTGTGCGAGGCGATGGCCGCGCTGTTCTTCGCCGAGACCAAGGCGACCCGAGCGCGCACCGCGGCCATGCTCGACCGCGCGCAGGGCGAGGCCGACCGGGTCGTGCGGGCCCGCGCCGCGCTCGCCGTCGCCGCCGACATCACCGACGTGACCACCCGCGAGAAGTTCCTCGCCGACATCGGGCGCTGGCTGCTGGGCAGCGAGCCGACCGCCGAACCCGCGGCAACGGAGGCGCAGTGA
- a CDS encoding substrate-binding domain-containing protein, protein MKRLPIALGALAVVLILVGFFALSGSGGEPDDGCLELTLYSSDEKAPVLGEIARRYRESGRETDGRCVAVAVSVSSSQGTVDVLADAPGSDPDARPDIWSPSSRYWFDSLRREIAARPGRVRSVPENPVSLATSPIVIAMPEPMARELGWPEGAIGWETMLALAQSPDGWGSRGKPWGAFKTGKTNPVHSTTGLLATLATATALSRSSEALTVPALEEPAVAGGLRALENTAVHYGKQVAPFVRNLYTADQEGRALDYVSAVPLEEKVVLDYNQGILVGNPPVTGAPPKVKLAAVFPTDGTTVTDHPAMVVDAQWVTDDRKRAAEDFLKFAQEHRSLFTDAGFRDGEGAPGPRHVEGNGTVGSPAFRLVRTPAFEVVTGVRELWQRNRKRANVLLLVDVSRSMEKVVGAAGKSRLDLAKDAARLVPAQLTEDDTLALWEFSSPLGTETRPWRERVAAGPVGVVRDAFGRAVDGLQPTGATALYESTWAAADSVRERFDPTRINAVVLLSDGRNEPAQQEVLTALENAFRAVDKDRVVRVFSIAYGDEADREALDRISTAARGGYYDSTDAARIESVMADVLSNF, encoded by the coding sequence GTGAAGAGGCTGCCGATCGCGCTCGGCGCGCTCGCGGTGGTGCTGATCCTGGTGGGCTTCTTCGCGCTGAGCGGGTCCGGCGGCGAACCCGACGACGGCTGCCTGGAGCTGACCCTGTACTCGTCCGACGAGAAGGCGCCGGTGCTGGGCGAGATCGCCCGGCGGTACCGGGAGTCCGGCCGCGAGACCGACGGCCGGTGCGTCGCCGTCGCGGTGTCGGTCTCCTCCTCGCAGGGCACGGTGGACGTGCTCGCGGACGCGCCGGGCAGCGACCCGGACGCCCGGCCGGACATCTGGAGCCCGTCGTCCCGGTACTGGTTCGACAGCCTGCGGCGGGAGATCGCGGCCCGGCCGGGCCGGGTGCGCTCGGTGCCGGAGAACCCGGTCTCGCTGGCCACCTCGCCGATCGTCATCGCGATGCCCGAGCCGATGGCCCGCGAACTCGGCTGGCCCGAGGGCGCGATCGGCTGGGAGACCATGCTCGCGCTGGCGCAGAGCCCGGACGGCTGGGGCTCGCGCGGCAAGCCGTGGGGCGCGTTCAAGACCGGCAAGACCAACCCGGTGCACTCCACCACCGGCCTGCTGGCCACCCTCGCCACCGCGACCGCGCTGTCCAGGTCGAGCGAGGCGCTCACCGTGCCCGCGCTGGAGGAACCCGCTGTCGCGGGCGGCCTGCGGGCGTTGGAGAACACCGCGGTGCACTACGGCAAGCAGGTGGCCCCGTTCGTGCGCAACCTCTACACCGCCGACCAGGAAGGGCGCGCGCTCGACTACGTCAGCGCCGTGCCGCTGGAGGAGAAGGTCGTCCTGGACTACAACCAGGGCATCCTGGTCGGGAACCCGCCGGTCACCGGTGCTCCGCCCAAGGTGAAGCTGGCCGCGGTGTTCCCCACCGACGGCACGACCGTGACCGACCACCCGGCGATGGTGGTCGACGCCCAGTGGGTGACCGACGACCGCAAGCGGGCGGCCGAGGACTTCCTGAAGTTCGCCCAGGAGCACCGGAGCCTGTTCACCGACGCCGGGTTCCGCGACGGCGAGGGCGCCCCCGGACCCCGGCACGTCGAGGGCAACGGCACCGTCGGCAGCCCGGCGTTCCGGCTGGTCCGCACGCCCGCGTTCGAGGTCGTGACCGGCGTGCGGGAACTGTGGCAGCGCAACCGCAAGCGAGCCAACGTGCTGCTGCTCGTGGACGTGTCGCGGTCGATGGAGAAGGTGGTCGGCGCGGCCGGGAAGTCCCGGTTGGACCTGGCCAAGGACGCGGCGCGGCTGGTGCCCGCCCAGCTCACCGAGGACGACACGCTGGCGCTGTGGGAGTTCAGCAGCCCGCTGGGCACCGAGACCCGGCCGTGGCGGGAACGGGTCGCGGCCGGGCCGGTGGGCGTGGTGCGCGACGCGTTCGGGCGCGCGGTGGACGGGCTCCAGCCCACCGGGGCGACCGCGCTGTACGAGTCGACCTGGGCCGCCGCCGACAGCGTGCGCGAGCGGTTCGACCCGACCCGGATCAACGCCGTCGTGCTGCTGTCCGACGGCCGCAACGAGCCCGCCCAGCAGGAGGTGCTGACCGCGCTGGAGAACGCGTTCCGGGCGGTCGACAAGGACCGCGTCGTGCGGGTGTTCTCCATCGCGTACGGCGACGAGGCCGACCGCGAAGCCCTCGACCGGATCTCCACCGCCGCGCGCGGCGGCTACTACGACTCCACCGACGCCGCCCGCATCGAGTCCGTCATGGCCGACGTCCTGTCCAACTTCTGA